In Caulobacter sp. X, the sequence TCCAAGAAAGCCAAGAACACTTCGAAGGCCCTGCGCGGCCACTTCGCGAAGGCGGCCGTTGAGCCGAAGCGCGTTGTCGCGGAATTCCGCGTCGAGGAAAGCGCCCTGATCGAAGTCGGCGCCGAACTGACGGCCGACCACTTCGTCGCCGGCCAGAAGGTCGACATCCAAGGCGTCACCGTCGGTAAGGGTTTCGCCGGCGCCATGAAGCGCTGGAACTTCGGTGGTCTCCGCGCCACCCACGGTGTTTCGGTCTCGCACCGTTCGCACGGTTCGACCGGTAACCGCCAGGATCCGGGCCGTACGTTCCCGGGCAAGAAGATGGCCGGTCACCTGGGTCAAGAAACCGTCACCACCCTCAACGTCACCGTCTGGAAGGTCGACGTCGAGCGCGGCCTGATCCTGGTCAAGGGCGCTGTCCCCGGCCACGAAGGCAGCTACGTGAAGGTTCGCGACGCCGTGAAGAAGGCTCTGCCGGCTGACGCTCCGCGTCCGGGCGCCTTCCGCAAGGCTGGCGAGGCGGCTCCGGCTGCTGCTGAAACCCCCGCTGAAGAGGCCCCGGCGGCTGCGACCGAAGAGGGCGAAGGCTAATGAAACTCGACGTCATCAAACTGGACGGCGGCAAGGCCGGTTCCGTTGATCTCGACGACGCCATCTTCGGCATCGACGACATCCGCGGCGACATCCTGCAGCGCGTCGTGACCTGGCAGCTGGCCAAGCGCCGCTCGGGCAACCACAAGATTCAAGTCCGCAACGAGGTCTCTCGTACGGGCAAGAAGATGTACAAGCAGAAGGGCACCGGCGGCGCCCGTCACGGTTCGCGCCGTGCGGCCCAGTTCGTCGGCGGCGCCAAGGCCCACGGTCCCGTGGTCCGCAGCCACGCCTTCGACCTGCCCAAGAAGATCCGCGCCCTGGCCCTGAAGCACGCTCTGTCGTCGAAGGCCAAGTCGGGCTCGCTGGTCGTCCTGGACAGCGCCGTTCTGACCGAAGCCAAGACGGCCGCCCTGCGCGCCAACTTCGACAAGATCGGTCTGAAGAACGCCCTGGTCATCGCCGGTCCGGAAGTGGACGCGAACTTCAAGCTCGCCGCCCGCAACATCCCGAACGTGGATGTCCTGCCGAACGCCGGCCTGAACGTCTACGACGTGCTGCGTCGCCAGACCCTCGTCCTGACCAAGGACGCGGTCGAAGCGATCTCGGCTCGTTTCGCTGAGAAGGAAGCCGCCTAATGGCCGCCACCGCTCGCCACTACGACACGATCCTGTCGCCGGTGATCACCGAAAAGACGACCCTGCTCAGCGAGCAGAACAAGGTTGTCTTCAAGGTGTCCAACGACGCGACCAAGGACGAAATCGCCGCCGCCGTCGAAGAGCTGTTCAAGGTCAAGGTGACCAAGGTCAACACCATCGTGACCAAGGGCAAGACCAAGCGCTTCCGCGGCATCGTGGGTCGTCGCAACGACGTCAAAAAAGCGATCGTGACGCTGGCCGAAGGCCAGTCGATCGACATCACGACGGGGCTCTAAGTCATGGCCTTGAAGCAATTTAACCCGACCAGCCCCGGCCAGCGCGGCCTGGTGCTGATCGACCGCAGCGAACTTCACAAGGGCAAGCCCGAGAAGAAGCTGGTTGAAGGCCTGACCAAGTCGGGCGGTCGCGGCGGCAATGGCCGTATCGCGGTCCGTTTCCGCGGCGGCGGCGCCAAGCGCCTGTACCGTCTGGTCGACTTCAAGCGTCGCAAGCAAGGCGTGGCCACGGTCGTTCGTCTCGAGTACGACCCGAACCGCACCGCCTTCATCGCTCTGATCAAGTATCAGGCCGATGGCGAGCTGGCCTACATCCTGGCCCCGCAACGCCTGAAGGCCGGCGACGAAGTCGTCACCGGCGAGAAGGTCGACGTGAAGCCGGGCAACGCCTCGCCGCTGCGCACGCTGCCGATTGGCACGATCATCCACAACATCGAGCTGAAGCCCGCCAAGGGCGGTCAGATCGCCCGTTCGGCTGGCGCCTACGCCCAGCTGGTCGGTCGTGACGCCGGCTACGCCCAGATCCGCCTGAACTCGGGCGAGCTGCGCATGGTGCTCGACACGTGCATGGCCACCGTCGGCGCCGTTTCGAACCCCGACCACATGAACCAGAACCTCGGCAAGGCCGGTCGTTCTCGTCACATGGGCCGTCGCCCGCACGTCCGCGGTGTCGCCATGAACCCGGTCGACCACCCCCACGGTGGTGGTGAAGGCCGGACTTCGGGCGGTCGTCACCCGGTGACCCCGGCTGGTAAGCCGACCAAGGGCGCCAAGACCCGCGTCAACAAGGCCACGGACAAGTTCATCATCCGTTCGCGCCACAAAGCGAAGAAGGGCCGCTAAGCCATGACCCGCTCCGTCTGGAAAGGCCCGTTTGTCGACGGGTACCTCCTGAAGAAGGCCGATGCCGCTCTGTCGTCGGGCCGCAAGGACGTCATCAAGACCTGGTCGCGCCGCTCGACGATCATGCCGCAATTCGTCGGCCTGACCTTCGGCGTGCACAACGGCCACAAGCACGTTCCCGTGCTCGTGTCGGAAGACATGGTCGGCATGAAGTTCGGCGAATTCGCGCCGACCCGGAACTTCCCGGGTCACGCCGCCGACAAGAAGGCCAAGAGGAAGTAATCATGGCCAAGCAAAAGCAAGCTCGCCGCCTCGACGGCGCCGAAGCGATGGCCAAGGTTCGCACCCTGCGCACCAGCCCGCGCAAGCTGAACCTGGTCGCTCAGTCCATCCGTGGCCTGAACGTCCAACGCGCTCTCAACGAGCTCGAGTTCAGCCACAAGCGCATCGCTCAGGACGTCCGCAAGGCGCTGTACTCGGCGATCTCCAACGCCGAGAACAACCACAACCTCGACATCGACTCGCTGGTCGTCGCCGAGGCCTATGTGGGCAAGAACCTGATCATGAAGCGTTTCTCGCCCCGCGCTCGCGGTCGCGCGACGCGCGTTGAGAAGCCGTTCTCCGAGATCACGATCGTGGTCCGCGAACTGGGTGAGGCCGCCTAATGGGTCAGAAAGTCAATCCGGTCGGGCTGCGGCTCGGCGTGAACCGCACCTGGGACAGCCGTTGGTTCGCCGACGGCGCCCAGTACGGCAAGATGCTGCATCAGGACCTCGCGGTCCGCGCCGCCCTGAAGAAGCGCCTGTACCAAGCTGGTGTCTCGCGCATCATCATCGAGCGTCCGCACAAGAAGTGCCGCATCACGATCTATGCCGCTCGTCCGGGCGTCATCATCGGCAAGAAGGGCGCTGACATCGACAAGCTCCGCAAGGACCTGTCGGTTCAGACCGAGGGCGAAGTCCACCTGAACATCGTCGAGATCCGCAAGCCGGAAACCGACGCTCAGCTGGTGGCCGAGTCGATCGCTCAACAACTCGAGCGTCGTATCGCCTTCCGTCGCGCCATGAAGCGTTCGATCCAGTCGGCCGTGCGCCTCGGCGCCAAAGGCATCCGGATCAACGTCTCGGGTCGCCTCGGCGGCGCTGAAATCGCTCGGATGGAGTGGTACCGCGAAGGTCGCGTGCCGCTGCACACCCTGCGCGCGGACATCGACTTCGGTTTCGCCGAAGCCAAGACCACCTACGGCATCATCGGCGTGAAGACCTGGATCTTCAAGGGCGAGGTGCTGGAGCATGATCCGATGGCGCTCGACAAGCGCCTGGCCACCGAGTCCGGCCCCGCCGGCGAAGGTGGCGGCCGTGAGCGCGGCGATCGTCCCGACCGGGGCGACCGTCGTGACCGTCGCGATCGCGCCTAAGGATTAGATCGCCATGCTGTCTCCGAAGAAGACCAAATTCCGCAAGCAGTTCAAGGGCCGCATCCACGGCGCCTCGAAGGGCGGCACCCTGCTGAACTTCGGTTCGTACGGCCTGAAGGCCGTCGAGCCGGAGCGCATCACGGCCCGTCAGATCGAAGCCGCTCGTCGCGCCATCACCCGCCAGATGAAGCGTCAAGGCCGCGTCTGGATCCGTATCTTCCCGGACGTGCCGGTCACCGGCAAGCCGGCGGAAGTCCGGATGGGTAAGGGTAAGGGCGCGGTGGATTACTGGGCCGCTCGCGTGGCTCCGGGCCGCATCATGTTCGAAATCGACGGCGTGCCGGACGATATCGCGCGTGAAGCTCTCCGCCTGGGCGCCGCCAAGCTGCCGATCCGCACCCGTGTTGTCACCCGCATCGACGCGGGTGTGGCCATGGAGGCTTGAGGCTCATGAAGATCGCTGACATCCGGGGCATGACCCCCGACCAGCTGGCCGAAGCCCTGCTGAACCTGAAGAAGGAGCAGTTCAATCTGCGCTTCCAAGGCGCCACGGGCCAGGTCGAGAAGACCCACCGCTTCAACGAGATCCGTAAGGATATCGCGCGGATCAAGACCGTGCTGCGCGCCAAGGCCGCGGCTTAAGGAGAACGATATGCCCAAGCGTATCCTCGAAGGGGTCGTCGTCTCCGATAAGGGCGACAAGACCGTGGTGGTGAAGGTCGAACGGACCATCGTCCACCCCGTTCTGAAGAAGATCGTGCGTCAGTCCAAAAAGTACCACGCGCACGACGAAGCCAACGCGTACAAGGCCGGTGAAGCTATCCGCATCATCGAGTGCGCTCCGAAGTCCAAGCTGAAGACCTGGGAAGTGCTTCCCAAGGCTTCGGCTTAATCTGGAAGGTTTAGACCATGATCCAGATGCAAACTAACCTGGAAGTCGCTGACAATTCTGGCGCTCGCCGGGTCATGTGCATCAAGGTGTTGGGCGGCGCTGGCCGTCGCTACGCCAGCGTGGGCGACGTCATCGTCGTCTCCGTCAAGGAAGCCATTCCGCGCGGTCGCGTGAAGAAGGGTGACGTGCTTCGCGCCGTCGTCGTTCGCGTGAACCAGAACCTGAAGCGCAAGGATGGTTCGGTCATTCGGTTCGACAAGAACGCCGCGGTGATCGTGAACAAGCAAAGCGAGCCGGTCGGCACGCGGATCTTCGGCCCGGTTCCCCGTGAACTGCGCGCCAAGAACCACATGAAGATCATCTCCCTCGCTCCGGAGGTGCTGTAATGGCCGCTAAGATCAAGAAGGGCGACCGCGTCGTCGTTCTGGCCGGCAAGGACAAGGGCAAGCAAGGCTCGGTCCTGCAAGTCCTGCCGAAGGACAACCGCGTTGTCGTGGAAGGCGTGAACATGGTTTCGCGTCACACCAAGGCGACCCAGGCCGACCCGCAAGGCGGCATCAAGCAAAAGGAAGCCGCGCTGCACGTCTCGAACGTCGCCATCGTGGACTCCAAGGGCAAGCCCACCCGCGTCGGCTTCAAGATCGAAGGCGACAAGAAGGTGCGCGTCGCCAAGACGACCGGCGAGGTGATCAATGGCTGATCAAGCTTACGAGCCCCGGCTGAAGACCGTTTATCGCGAGCGCATCCGCGCCGCGATGAAGGAGCAGTTCGGCTACACCAACGAAATGCAGATCCCCAAGCTGGACAAGATCGTCCTGAACATGGGCATCGGCGAGGCTGTGGCTGACTCCAAGAAGGCTCAGACCGCTCTGAAGGACCTGGAAGCGATCGCCGGCCAAAAGCCCGTCGCGACCCGCGCCCGCAAGTCGATCGCCGGCTTCAAGCTGCGCGAAGGCATGGTGGTCGGCGCCAAGGTCACCCTCCGCAAGGACCGGATGTACGAGTTCCTCGACCGCCTGGTCACGATCGCGCTGCCGCGCGTGAAGGACTTCCGTGGTCTGAACGGCAAGAGCTTCGACGGCCGTGGCAACTACGCCATGGGCCTGAAGGAGCACCTGGTGTTCCCGGAAATCAACTATGACCAGATCGAACAGATCTGGGGCATGGACATCATCGTCTGCACCACTGCGAAGTCCGACCAGGAAGCCAAGGCTCTCCTGAAGGAATTCCAGTTCCCGTTCGTCAACTAAGAGAGCGGGAAGGGAAAACAAACCATGGCCAAGAAAAGCGCCGTCAACCGCAACGAAGCCGTCCGGGCTCTCGTCAAGAAGTTCGCCGAGAAGCGCGCCGCGCTGAAGGCGATCGCCAACGACGAAAGCCTGCCGCTCGAGGAGCGCTTCGAAGCTCGCCTCAAGCTCGCCAAGCTGCCGCGTAACAGCGCCGCGATCCGCATCCGCAATCGCTGCGAAGTCACCGGCCGCCCGCGCGCCTATTACCGCAAGCTGAAGATGAGCCGTATCGCGCTCCGCGAACTGGGTTCGCAGGGGCAGATCCCCGGCCTCGTCAAGTCGAGCTGGTGAGGACGATCAGATGTCGATGAACGATCCCCTGAGCGATATGATCGCTCGCATCAAGAACGCCGCCACGCGCAAGCGCTCGAAGGTGTCGACGCCGGCTTCCAAGCTGCGCGCTCGCGTCCTCGACGTGCTGGCCGACGAAGGCTACATCCGCGGCTACTCGCTGGTCGAGAAGCCCGGTGCGTTCCCCGAATTCGAGATCGAGCTCAAGTACTTCGACGGTGAGCCCGTGATCGCCGAGATCAGCCGCGTGTCCAAGCCTGGCCGTCGCGTCTATTCGTCGATCAAGGACCTGAAGCCGATCAAGAACGGCCTGGGCATCTCGATCCTTTCGACGCCGAAGGGCGTCATGTCGGACACCGCCGCACGCGACGCTAACGTCGGTGGCGAAGTCCTCTGCCGCGTCTACTAGGCGCGGGAGGGAAAGAGCATGTCACGTATCGGTAAGAAAGCCGTCGTCATCCCCTCGAACGTCACCCTGACGATCGCGGGCCAGACGGTCACGGTGAAGGGCCCCAAGGGTCAACTCTCGTGGACGATCGCCGACGAAGTCGAGCTGAAGCAAGAGGGCAATGAGCTCTCGCTGACGCCGCGCGTCGACACGAAGCGCGCCAAGGGCATGTGGGGTCTGTCCCGCACGCTGGTGGCCAACATGGTGCACGGTGTGACCACCGGCTTCGAGGAAAGCCTCGAACTGGTCGGCGTCGGTTACCGCGCGGCCATGAAGGGCACCGCCCTGAGCCTCCAACTCGGTTTCAGCCACGATGTGGACGTTGCGGCTCCGGCCGGCATCACGTTCGCCACGCCGAAGCAAACCGAAATCAAGATCGCCGGCATCGACAAGCAGGCGGTTGGTGAGATTGCCGCGAAGATCCGCCGCATTCGTCCGCCGGAACCCTACAAGGGCAAGGGCGTGCGTTATGCTGGCGAGACCGTTCGCCGCAAGGAAGGCAAGAAGAAGTAAGCCATGGCGCTCTCTCCTCGTGAATCGGCGGCCAAGCGCGCTCAGCGCGTTCGCACCCGCCTCAAGAGCCTCGCCAACGGTCGTCCGCGTCTGTCGGTCTTCCGTTCGTCGAAGAACATCTACGCCCAGATCATCGATGATGAACGCGGCGTGACCCTGGCGTCGGCTTCCACTCTGGAAGCCGAAGGCAAGGGCGCGGACAAGGATGCCGCTGCCAAGGTTGGCAAGCTCGTCGCCGAGCGCGCCATCGAAAAGGGCGTCAAGGACGTCGTTTTCGACCGTGGTGGCTACATCTTCCACGGCCGGGTGAAAGCCCTGGCTGACGCCGCGCGCGAAGCCGGCCTGAACTTCTAAGGGAACGAAAATGGCTCGTGGTGAACAACAGCGCGGTGAAGGCGGTCAACGCCGGGACCGTCGCGACCGCAACGCCCCCGAAGAGCGGGTCGACAGCGACATCGTCGAAAAGCTCGTCCACATCAACCGCGTCGCCGCCACCGTGAAGGGTGGTCGTCGCTTCAGCTTCGCCGCTCTGATGGTCGTTGGCGACCAAAAGGGCCGCGTCGGCTTCGGTCATGGCAAGGCGCGTGAAGTGCCGGAAGCCATCCGTAAGGCGACCGAAGAAGCCAAGAAGACGATGATCCGCGTTCCGCTGCGCGAATCCCGCACCCTGCACCACGACGGCGCTGGCCGTTGGGGCGCTGGCAAGGTGATGATGCGCGCGGCGCCTCCCGGCACCGGCGTCATCGCCGGCGGTCCGATGCGCGCGGTTCTCGAAACCCTGGGCGTCCAGGACGTCGTGGCCAAGTCGACGGGTTCCTCGAACCCGTACAACATGGTGCGCGCCACGTTCGAAGCCCTGAAGGTGCAATCGTCGCCCCGCCAGATCGCCGCCAAGCGCGGTAAGAAGGTTGGCGACATCCTCGGCCGTCGCGCCGACGGCGCTTCGGCGCCGGAAGCCATCGAGGGCTAAGTCATGGCTGAAGCTAAGAAAGTCACGGTGCGCCAAACCGGCAGCCCGATCCGTCGTGAAAAGGACCAGCGCGCCACGCTCGCCGGTCTGGGTCTGAACAAGCTGGGCCGCGTGTCCACGCTGGAAGACACCCCGTCGGTCCGCGGCATGATCCGCAAGGTCCAGCACCTGCTGGAAATCGTCGAGTAGTCCTCTACAAGACGCGAAATACGCCACCCCGGTGAAAGCCGGGGTGGTTTTCGTTTGAAATCCTGCTCGTTTTAGGGTTTTAAGCGCGCTCGAAATTCAACAGCCGAGTCCGGACCTCGTCCGGGCGCAGATCTCCAAGGAGAGGCACATATGACCAAGCTGAACGAACTGGCTCCCCGCGAAGGCTCGACCAAGGGCCGCATGCGCGTCGGCCGCGGCCCGGGTTCGGGCAAGGGCAAGACCAGCGGCCGCGGTGTGAAGGGTCAGAAGTCGCGTACCGGCGTCTCGATCAACGGCTTCGAAGGCGGTCAAATGCCGCTGCACATGCGTATGCCGAAGCGCGGCTTCAACAACCCGTTCCGCCTGGAGTTCGCTGAAGTGAACCTGTGGCGCCTGGAACAGGCCGTCGCCGCTGGCAAGATCAAGAAGGGCGCCGAGCTGGGCGCTGCTGAACTGGTCGCCGCCGGCGTCATCCGTCGCGAACTCGACGGCGTGAAGCTGCTGGGCAAGGGCGAGATCAAGACCGCCCTGAAGCTGACCGTCTACTCGGCCACCGAAGCCGCCATCAAGGCCGTCGAGGCCGCCGGTGGTTCGGTCACCGTGACCAAGAAGGCCAAGGCGGAAGCCGAAGCCTAAAAGGCATATGTCATCCCGCTGAGCGCCTGGCGCTGCGGGACTTCGTTTCGACCGGGATGACAGAATTTAGAGGCTCGCCGTGACATCGCGGCGAGCCTCACCTATTTGTGGCGCTCTCCTCGGATCAGCCTGATCCGGGAAACCTAATTTCAGAGCGCGATCGCCGCCGAAGCGGTATTGGCTTTCGGCTATCGCGCTCCTGAGTCGTGGGGATCTGAATGGCCTCGGCCGCCGAACAACTCGCAGCCAATATGAATTTCGCGTCGTTCCAGAAGGCGACCGAACTTCACAAGCGCATCTGGTTCACGATCATCGCCCTGGTCGTCTATCGCCTCGGCTCTTACGTTCCGATCCCCGGGATCGACGTCAACGCCTTCGCCCGGCTGTTCAACAGCAACTCCGAAGGCATCCTGGGCATGTTCAACATGTTCTCGGGCGGCGCTGTCTCGCGGATGGCGATCTTCTCGCTGAACGTGATGCCCTACATCAGCGCCTCGATCATCGTGCAGCTGATGGGCACGGTCTATCCGCCGTGGGAGAAGCTGAAGAAGGAAGGCGGGGAGGCCGGGCGCAAGACCCTCAACCAGTACACCCGCTACCTGGCCGTGGTTCTGGCCGTCGTGCAGTCGGCCTCGATCGCCATGGGCCTGGCGGCCCAGCCTGGCGTCGTCGTCGAGGGCGTGGGCCATGCGTTCTTCGTCGTCTCGACCGTCGTGGCCCTGACCGGCGGCACCCTGTTCCTGATGTGGCTGGGCGAGCAGATCACCAGCCGCGGCGTCGGCAACGGCGTCAGCTTGATCATCTTCGCGGGGATCGTGGCGCGCCTGCCGGTCGTGCTGGGCCAGATGCTGGTCCAGGGCCAGACCTCGGGCAACTACACCCCGCTGTTCCTGATCGTGATCGGCTGCGTCGCCGCCATCCTGGCCATCGTCTTCATGGAGCGCTCGCAGCGCCGCTTGCTGGTCCACTATCCCAAGCGCCAGCAAGGCAACCGCATGATCGGCGGCGAAAGCTCGTTCATGCCGCTGAAGATCAACACCGCGGGCGTCATCCCGCCGATCTTCGCCTCGAGCCTGCTGCTGCTGCCGACCACGGCCATGCAGTTCGTGCAGACCACCAACCTGCCGGCCTGGGCCTCGTGGCTGCCGGGCGTGGTGGGCGCGCTGCAGCACGGCCATCCGGCGTTCCTGATCTTCTACGCCCTGCTGATCATCTTCTTCTCGTTCTTCTACACCTCGGTCGTGTTCAACCCCGAGGAGACGGCCGAGAATCTGCGCAAGTACGGCGGCTTCCTGCCGGGCATTCGTCCGGGCAAGCGCACCGCCGAGTACCTGGACTACGTGCTGACCCGCCTGACCGTGATCGGCGCGGCCTACATCACCGCCGTCTGCGTCGCGCCGGAGCTGGTGATGATGGCGATCAAGTCGAACCAGTTCGCCCTGGGCGGCACTTCGATCCTGATCGTCGTGACGGTGACCATGGACACCGTCGCCCAGATCCAGTCGCACCTCTTGGCCCACCAGTACGAGGGCCTCATCAAGAAGTCGAAGCTGCGCGGCGGTCGCGGCCGCTAAGCGGGGCTTCAATTTTATTACAAGCGTCGGAAGCCGGTTTGTCACAAAACCGGCTTCCGTTTTTATCGCCGGGGCTCTAGGTCTGCTCCGGGAGACAACCGGGCGCAGACCCGGTGACGCGCGAAGGGGCTTCTATGAATTTGATCCTGTTCGGTCCGCCGGCGGCGGGGAAGGGCACTCAGGCCAAGCGCCTGGTCAGCGAGCGCGGCATGGTCCAGCTCTCGACCGGCGACATGCTGCGCGCCGCCATCGCCTCGGGCTCGGAGCTCGGCCAACGCGTCAAGGGCGTGCTGGATCGCGGCGAGCTGGTCACCGACGAGATCGTCATCGCTCTGATCGAGGATCGCCTGCCCGAGGCCGAGGCGGCCGGCGGCGCGATCTTCGACGGGTTCCCGCGCACGGTCGCCCAGGCCGAGGCCCTGGATAAAATACTTTCGGCGCGCGGTCAGAAGATCGACGTGGTTCTCCGACTCAAGGTAGACGAGCCGGCCCTGATCGATCGGATCAAGAAACGGTTCGAAGAGCAGGGACGGCCCGACGACAATCCGGAAGTCTTCGTGACTCGCCTGGCCGCCTACAACGCCCAGACCGCGCCGCTGCTGCCGTATTACCAAGGGCAGGGGAAGCTGAAGGAACTGGATGGGATGGGTTCGGTCGAAGCCGTGGCCACGTCCATCGACGCCGCTCTCTCGGGAGCAGCCTAACAAAGCCCGAATTCATTGGATGTCCGGTGGATTCAGTTGTTGACGGAAGCGAAACGATCCCTATAACGGGGCGCTTCCGCGAAAGGGCGCGATCCGTGCGCGCCGGTCTTGGTCTCCTGATCAAGCCGGGCGCGCCGTTCGCGTCTTTAGTGCGTGACTAGGAGAACATTAGACGTGGCCCGTATCGCAGGCGTCAACATCCCGACGAACAAGCGCGTGCTGATCGCGCTTCAGTACATTCACGGCATCGGCCAAAAGTCCGCTCGTGACATCATCACGAAGGTGGGCATCGAGGATGCGCGTCGCGTCAATCAACTGACCGACGCCGAAGTCCTCGCGATCCGCGAGACGATCGACCGTGACTACACCGTCGAGGGCGACCTGCGTCGCGAGAACTCGATGAACATCAAGCGCCTGATGGACCTGGCCTGCTATCGCGGCCTGCGTCACCGTAAGGGCCTGCCGGTCCGCGGTCAGCGCACTCACACGAACGCCCGCACCCGCAAGGGTCCGGCCAAGCCGATCGCCGGCAAGAAGAAGTAAGGTAGCCTGACGATGGCCAAGGAACCGGGTCGCGTTAAACGTCGCGAACGTAAGAACATCACCTCGGGCGTGGCGCACGTGAACGCCTCGTTCAACAACACCATGAT encodes:
- the rplC gene encoding 50S ribosomal protein L3, which translates into the protein MTLPTQRTGVLAKKLGMTRFFDEAGQHVPVTVLSLDGCQVTGVRTVEKDGYTALQLGAGSKKAKNTSKALRGHFAKAAVEPKRVVAEFRVEESALIEVGAELTADHFVAGQKVDIQGVTVGKGFAGAMKRWNFGGLRATHGVSVSHRSHGSTGNRQDPGRTFPGKKMAGHLGQETVTTLNVTVWKVDVERGLILVKGAVPGHEGSYVKVRDAVKKALPADAPRPGAFRKAGEAAPAAAETPAEEAPAAATEEGEG
- the rplD gene encoding 50S ribosomal protein L4, translated to MKLDVIKLDGGKAGSVDLDDAIFGIDDIRGDILQRVVTWQLAKRRSGNHKIQVRNEVSRTGKKMYKQKGTGGARHGSRRAAQFVGGAKAHGPVVRSHAFDLPKKIRALALKHALSSKAKSGSLVVLDSAVLTEAKTAALRANFDKIGLKNALVIAGPEVDANFKLAARNIPNVDVLPNAGLNVYDVLRRQTLVLTKDAVEAISARFAEKEAA
- a CDS encoding 50S ribosomal protein L23 codes for the protein MAATARHYDTILSPVITEKTTLLSEQNKVVFKVSNDATKDEIAAAVEELFKVKVTKVNTIVTKGKTKRFRGIVGRRNDVKKAIVTLAEGQSIDITTGL
- the rplB gene encoding 50S ribosomal protein L2, which codes for MALKQFNPTSPGQRGLVLIDRSELHKGKPEKKLVEGLTKSGGRGGNGRIAVRFRGGGAKRLYRLVDFKRRKQGVATVVRLEYDPNRTAFIALIKYQADGELAYILAPQRLKAGDEVVTGEKVDVKPGNASPLRTLPIGTIIHNIELKPAKGGQIARSAGAYAQLVGRDAGYAQIRLNSGELRMVLDTCMATVGAVSNPDHMNQNLGKAGRSRHMGRRPHVRGVAMNPVDHPHGGGEGRTSGGRHPVTPAGKPTKGAKTRVNKATDKFIIRSRHKAKKGR
- the rpsS gene encoding 30S ribosomal protein S19, which encodes MTRSVWKGPFVDGYLLKKADAALSSGRKDVIKTWSRRSTIMPQFVGLTFGVHNGHKHVPVLVSEDMVGMKFGEFAPTRNFPGHAADKKAKRK
- the rplV gene encoding 50S ribosomal protein L22, producing the protein MAKQKQARRLDGAEAMAKVRTLRTSPRKLNLVAQSIRGLNVQRALNELEFSHKRIAQDVRKALYSAISNAENNHNLDIDSLVVAEAYVGKNLIMKRFSPRARGRATRVEKPFSEITIVVRELGEAA
- the rpsC gene encoding 30S ribosomal protein S3, whose translation is MGQKVNPVGLRLGVNRTWDSRWFADGAQYGKMLHQDLAVRAALKKRLYQAGVSRIIIERPHKKCRITIYAARPGVIIGKKGADIDKLRKDLSVQTEGEVHLNIVEIRKPETDAQLVAESIAQQLERRIAFRRAMKRSIQSAVRLGAKGIRINVSGRLGGAEIARMEWYREGRVPLHTLRADIDFGFAEAKTTYGIIGVKTWIFKGEVLEHDPMALDKRLATESGPAGEGGGRERGDRPDRGDRRDRRDRA
- the rplP gene encoding 50S ribosomal protein L16, yielding MLSPKKTKFRKQFKGRIHGASKGGTLLNFGSYGLKAVEPERITARQIEAARRAITRQMKRQGRVWIRIFPDVPVTGKPAEVRMGKGKGAVDYWAARVAPGRIMFEIDGVPDDIAREALRLGAAKLPIRTRVVTRIDAGVAMEA
- the rpmC gene encoding 50S ribosomal protein L29, giving the protein MKIADIRGMTPDQLAEALLNLKKEQFNLRFQGATGQVEKTHRFNEIRKDIARIKTVLRAKAAA
- the rpsQ gene encoding 30S ribosomal protein S17 — protein: MPKRILEGVVVSDKGDKTVVVKVERTIVHPVLKKIVRQSKKYHAHDEANAYKAGEAIRIIECAPKSKLKTWEVLPKASA
- the rplN gene encoding 50S ribosomal protein L14 translates to MIQMQTNLEVADNSGARRVMCIKVLGGAGRRYASVGDVIVVSVKEAIPRGRVKKGDVLRAVVVRVNQNLKRKDGSVIRFDKNAAVIVNKQSEPVGTRIFGPVPRELRAKNHMKIISLAPEVL
- the rplX gene encoding 50S ribosomal protein L24, with translation MAAKIKKGDRVVVLAGKDKGKQGSVLQVLPKDNRVVVEGVNMVSRHTKATQADPQGGIKQKEAALHVSNVAIVDSKGKPTRVGFKIEGDKKVRVAKTTGEVING
- the rplE gene encoding 50S ribosomal protein L5, coding for MADQAYEPRLKTVYRERIRAAMKEQFGYTNEMQIPKLDKIVLNMGIGEAVADSKKAQTALKDLEAIAGQKPVATRARKSIAGFKLREGMVVGAKVTLRKDRMYEFLDRLVTIALPRVKDFRGLNGKSFDGRGNYAMGLKEHLVFPEINYDQIEQIWGMDIIVCTTAKSDQEAKALLKEFQFPFVN
- the rpsN gene encoding 30S ribosomal protein S14 produces the protein MAKKSAVNRNEAVRALVKKFAEKRAALKAIANDESLPLEERFEARLKLAKLPRNSAAIRIRNRCEVTGRPRAYYRKLKMSRIALRELGSQGQIPGLVKSSW
- the rpsH gene encoding 30S ribosomal protein S8, translated to MSMNDPLSDMIARIKNAATRKRSKVSTPASKLRARVLDVLADEGYIRGYSLVEKPGAFPEFEIELKYFDGEPVIAEISRVSKPGRRVYSSIKDLKPIKNGLGISILSTPKGVMSDTAARDANVGGEVLCRVY
- the rplF gene encoding 50S ribosomal protein L6; amino-acid sequence: MSRIGKKAVVIPSNVTLTIAGQTVTVKGPKGQLSWTIADEVELKQEGNELSLTPRVDTKRAKGMWGLSRTLVANMVHGVTTGFEESLELVGVGYRAAMKGTALSLQLGFSHDVDVAAPAGITFATPKQTEIKIAGIDKQAVGEIAAKIRRIRPPEPYKGKGVRYAGETVRRKEGKKK
- the rplR gene encoding 50S ribosomal protein L18; this translates as MALSPRESAAKRAQRVRTRLKSLANGRPRLSVFRSSKNIYAQIIDDERGVTLASASTLEAEGKGADKDAAAKVGKLVAERAIEKGVKDVVFDRGGYIFHGRVKALADAAREAGLNF
- the rpsE gene encoding 30S ribosomal protein S5 — encoded protein: MARGEQQRGEGGQRRDRRDRNAPEERVDSDIVEKLVHINRVAATVKGGRRFSFAALMVVGDQKGRVGFGHGKAREVPEAIRKATEEAKKTMIRVPLRESRTLHHDGAGRWGAGKVMMRAAPPGTGVIAGGPMRAVLETLGVQDVVAKSTGSSNPYNMVRATFEALKVQSSPRQIAAKRGKKVGDILGRRADGASAPEAIEG
- the rpmD gene encoding 50S ribosomal protein L30, which translates into the protein MAEAKKVTVRQTGSPIRREKDQRATLAGLGLNKLGRVSTLEDTPSVRGMIRKVQHLLEIVE